Proteins from a genomic interval of Treponema succinifaciens DSM 2489:
- the rpsP gene encoding 30S ribosomal protein S16 — protein sequence MVKIRLKKMGTKKRPDYRIVVLDAAKPRDGATIEEIGQYHPIAAEGSQTSFNEERAKYWISVGAQPTEIVKKIFRQGGLAADGTKITK from the coding sequence TTGGTCAAAATCAGACTAAAGAAGATGGGCACAAAAAAACGCCCAGACTACCGCATTGTCGTCCTTGACGCAGCAAAACCACGTGATGGCGCAACAATCGAAGAAATCGGACAGTACCATCCAATTGCTGCAGAAGGAAGCCAGACTTCTTTCAATGAAGAACGCGCCAAATACTGGATCAGCGTTGGAGCTCAGCCTACAGAAATCGTAAAAAAGATTTTCAGACAGGGCGGATTGGCTGCTGACGGAACAAAAATCACCAAATAA
- a CDS encoding KH domain-containing protein: MEKDLIEFIAKSLVDDPNAVSVTETEGERGPVLQLSVAQGDIGKVIGKYGRIAKALRTVLSATSNKDGKHYSLEILD; the protein is encoded by the coding sequence ATGGAAAAAGACCTGATTGAATTTATTGCAAAGTCATTGGTCGATGATCCAAATGCAGTCTCTGTAACGGAAACCGAAGGCGAGCGCGGACCTGTTCTTCAGTTAAGCGTTGCACAAGGTGATATTGGCAAGGTTATTGGCAAATACGGTCGTATTGCAAAAGCTCTGCGTACTGTTTTAAGCGCAACGTCAAATAAAGACGGAAAGCATTACAGCCTGGAAATTCTGGACTGA
- a CDS encoding EscU/YscU/HrcU family type III secretion system export apparatus switch protein, whose translation MKQIRNFFAVSLKYPENADAPFISAKESGILAKKMVEIAQENNIPVVENDIAANILSMRQIGECIPESTWEAIAEIFTFIKNMEKAQ comes from the coding sequence ATGAAACAGATAAGAAATTTTTTCGCAGTATCCTTAAAATATCCTGAAAATGCAGACGCGCCTTTTATTTCAGCCAAAGAAAGCGGAATTCTCGCAAAAAAGATGGTCGAAATTGCGCAGGAAAACAATATTCCAGTTGTAGAAAACGACATTGCAGCAAATATTCTTTCAATGCGGCAGATTGGCGAATGCATTCCAGAAAGCACTTGGGAAGCGATTGCAGAAATTTTCACTTTTATAAAAAATATGGAAAAAGCCCAGTGA
- the rimM gene encoding ribosome maturation factor RimM (Essential for efficient processing of 16S rRNA) gives MASNAMTERFVVGIVRGSHGITGEFKVESTSGEYGHFASMEEVALTDGTAEKTFKVESTKEAASTLYMKLAGINSPEEAARYNRWKIVVPRKNAHKLQKNEWYIEDLKGCSVWYKKETADNTAPAIDENSVVGTVTNVTEGGSGYLVEILLSEACSFLDDSIKLNKNGGARTVFVPFKDQFIGKVDIENKAMQLMHLWILE, from the coding sequence ATGGCATCGAATGCGATGACAGAGCGGTTTGTAGTTGGCATTGTCCGCGGTTCCCATGGAATAACGGGCGAATTCAAAGTAGAAAGCACTTCCGGCGAGTACGGGCATTTTGCAAGTATGGAAGAAGTGGCTTTGACAGACGGAACAGCTGAAAAAACTTTCAAAGTTGAATCAACAAAGGAAGCGGCGTCCACTCTGTACATGAAACTAGCTGGAATAAATTCACCTGAAGAAGCTGCAAGATACAACAGGTGGAAAATCGTAGTTCCACGCAAAAATGCTCATAAACTGCAGAAAAATGAGTGGTATATCGAGGATTTAAAAGGATGCTCGGTATGGTATAAAAAGGAAACGGCGGATAATACCGCACCGGCAATTGATGAAAATTCAGTTGTTGGAACAGTCACAAACGTAACGGAAGGCGGATCAGGTTATCTCGTTGAGATTTTGCTGTCCGAGGCTTGCAGTTTTTTGGACGATTCGATTAAGCTGAATAAAAATGGCGGAGCAAGAACAGTTTTTGTTCCATTCAAAGACCAGTTTATTGGCAAAGTCGATATTGAAAATAAAGCTATGCAGCTCATGCACCTCTGGATTCTGGAGTAA
- the rplS gene encoding 50S ribosomal protein L19, which translates to MDLIKTIEEQQKKPNAEYFSVGDTVKVHFEIIEGKTKRIQIYEGLVICFKNSGISKTFTVRKTSYGVGVERVFPVNSPRIIKVEIVRLGKVRRSKIYYVRDKVGKAAKIKELLGPKANAKLAAAKAANAAEDKKEAAINAEHKAEEAAASAAAKEKK; encoded by the coding sequence ATGGATCTTATAAAGACTATTGAAGAACAGCAGAAGAAACCTAACGCAGAATATTTCAGCGTAGGAGACACTGTAAAAGTTCACTTTGAAATCATCGAAGGAAAAACAAAACGTATTCAGATTTATGAAGGTCTTGTTATTTGCTTCAAGAACTCAGGAATTTCAAAGACATTCACAGTTCGCAAGACTAGCTATGGCGTTGGAGTTGAGCGTGTATTCCCTGTAAACAGCCCGCGCATTATCAAGGTTGAAATTGTTCGCCTTGGAAAAGTTCGCCGCTCAAAGATTTACTACGTTCGCGACAAGGTTGGAAAAGCTGCAAAAATCAAGGAGCTTCTCGGACCAAAGGCAAACGCAAAACTTGCAGCAGCTAAGGCAGCAAACGCAGCAGAAGACAAAAAAGAAGCTGCAATCAACGCAGAGCACAAGGCAGAAGAAGCCGCGGCATCCGCAGCAGCAAAAGAAAAGAAATAA
- the rny gene encoding ribonuclease Y, translating into MNLILFIVLPVAGILLGWTIRWVYARFQLSASEQKAERVKQDAIKEAEAQKKEILLQAKEQLIQDRNQQERENRERRTELQRYESRVNKKEELLEQRNQEFEKRDKEFALNVAELHKREAVLSEEEGKLRVELERISGLTAEEAKALIIKNLENDARHDAQSLLNKIDQEAQLNAEKKAQEILVSAIQRIATETTSEITVATVSLPSDEMKGRIIGREGRNIRSLETLTGVDIIIDDTPEAVVISCFDPVRKEIARVALERLIIDGRIHPARIEEIVQKVTREIQQKIYEEGEKALFELGLHSMSQEAIRAIGRLYFRTSYGQNVLTHSKEVAELASILAAEVGANRELAKRAALLHDIGKGAENDSDQNHAEVGAEMARKMGEDPRVVNAIEAHHNDCEPQTIEAVIVQVADAISAARPGARRETVDNYVKRLENLEETAKKFHGVEQAYAIQAGRELRILVNNDKIPDEQVKDLAKQIAKQIETDLRYPGRIKITMIRETRIIEYAR; encoded by the coding sequence ATGAATTTGATATTGTTCATTGTTCTCCCTGTAGCAGGAATACTTCTTGGATGGACAATTCGCTGGGTTTATGCCAGATTTCAACTTTCCGCCTCGGAGCAAAAAGCCGAGCGCGTTAAACAAGATGCAATAAAAGAAGCGGAAGCTCAGAAAAAAGAGATTCTTCTTCAGGCAAAAGAACAACTCATTCAGGACCGTAATCAGCAGGAAAGGGAGAACCGTGAACGCCGTACAGAACTACAGCGTTATGAAAGCCGTGTAAACAAAAAAGAAGAGCTTCTGGAGCAACGAAATCAGGAGTTTGAAAAGCGCGACAAGGAATTTGCTCTAAATGTAGCGGAGCTTCACAAGCGCGAGGCTGTTCTTTCTGAAGAAGAAGGAAAGCTTCGGGTGGAGCTTGAAAGAATTTCGGGGCTTACTGCGGAAGAAGCAAAGGCTCTTATAATCAAGAACCTTGAAAATGACGCCCGCCATGACGCTCAGTCTTTGCTGAACAAGATTGATCAGGAAGCTCAGCTTAATGCAGAAAAAAAAGCGCAGGAAATTCTTGTTTCCGCCATTCAGCGCATTGCAACAGAAACTACAAGCGAAATCACAGTCGCGACAGTTTCTCTTCCAAGTGACGAAATGAAGGGCCGCATTATTGGACGCGAAGGCCGCAACATCCGTTCTTTGGAAACTTTGACTGGCGTTGACATTATTATTGATGATACGCCGGAAGCCGTTGTTATCAGTTGCTTTGATCCTGTAAGAAAGGAAATTGCGCGTGTGGCTTTGGAGCGTCTTATTATCGACGGAAGAATTCATCCGGCTCGTATAGAAGAAATTGTTCAGAAGGTTACCCGCGAAATTCAGCAGAAGATTTACGAGGAAGGCGAAAAGGCTTTGTTTGAGCTTGGTCTGCACAGCATGAGCCAGGAAGCGATAAGAGCTATCGGCCGCCTTTACTTTAGAACAAGCTACGGACAGAATGTTCTTACGCACTCAAAGGAAGTTGCTGAGCTTGCAAGCATTCTTGCCGCAGAAGTCGGTGCAAACAGGGAACTTGCAAAACGCGCGGCATTGCTTCATGACATTGGAAAAGGCGCGGAAAATGACAGCGACCAGAACCATGCAGAAGTTGGTGCGGAAATGGCACGCAAGATGGGCGAAGATCCTCGAGTAGTCAATGCAATTGAAGCGCACCACAACGATTGCGAGCCTCAGACAATAGAAGCTGTTATTGTTCAAGTTGCCGATGCGATAAGCGCAGCCCGTCCGGGAGCAAGACGAGAAACTGTAGACAACTATGTTAAGCGTCTTGAGAATCTTGAGGAAACTGCAAAGAAATTCCACGGAGTAGAGCAGGCCTATGCAATTCAGGCTGGACGTGAACTTCGCATTCTTGTAAACAATGATAAAATTCCAGATGAGCAGGTAAAAGATCTTGCAAAGCAGATTGCAAAGCAGATTGAAACTGACTTGCGTTATCCTGGAAGAATCAAAATTACAATGATTCGCGAAACCCGCATTATTGAATACGCAAGATAA
- a CDS encoding MBOAT family O-acyltransferase, whose translation MNFRTWSFCFFLVISLFCYYKLPKKFQWICILISSVVFYAFSGAVNLIFILFSSFLTFYGAKKITSYNLLLREKKSVLTKEDFKVERENIKHIKRIVLLIVLILNIGLLAYLKYWNAFVSFLGNCFLLNFDFLKFSGFRGILLPLGISFYTFQTTAYFMDIYNGKYENEKNFLKYFTFVSFFPQLIMGPINRFDKLGIQLKEEHEFDFENIKHGVLLILFGAMKKYCIADLLYTRISSVLDHPYDNLPGSLIAFGILAFSIYQYADFSGGIDMVLGISKLFGLEMQPNFKQPYFARNLADFWRRWHISLGLWMKDYVFYPLALTHFMQNIGKFFSAHGGKKIGKHLARTVPAGIANIVVFLLVGIWHGPELHFVLWGLYNGLVIAFSDLFKPAFEKLSSILHINVKSKSFVVFQIVRTFIVVNIGAYFDRITDVKKCFLYLKRTFFNFGTLEIYKSQAYLKSVFGSFRYVESELVLIISASIIVFITSFLKENKVDLYTAIQKKNIAFRWSAYYVPLILVILSMSFSPSNPVFMYAQY comes from the coding sequence ATGAATTTTAGAACTTGGTCATTTTGTTTTTTTCTTGTAATTTCACTTTTTTGTTATTATAAACTTCCAAAGAAATTTCAATGGATTTGTATTTTAATTTCCAGCGTTGTCTTTTATGCTTTTAGTGGAGCTGTAAATCTTATTTTTATTTTATTTAGTTCTTTTTTAACTTTTTATGGAGCTAAAAAAATAACATCATACAATCTTTTGCTTAGAGAAAAAAAATCTGTTTTAACAAAAGAAGATTTTAAAGTTGAAAGAGAAAATATAAAACATATAAAAAGAATTGTTCTTTTGATAGTTCTAATATTAAATATTGGTCTTTTGGCATATTTAAAATATTGGAACGCATTTGTTTCTTTTTTGGGCAATTGTTTTTTACTTAATTTTGATTTCCTGAAATTTTCCGGCTTTAGAGGCATTCTTCTTCCTCTTGGAATTTCATTTTATACATTCCAGACAACTGCATATTTCATGGATATCTATAATGGAAAATATGAAAATGAAAAGAATTTCCTGAAATATTTTACGTTTGTTTCTTTTTTTCCGCAGTTGATAATGGGACCGATTAATCGGTTTGACAAGCTTGGAATTCAGCTGAAAGAAGAGCATGAATTTGATTTTGAAAATATTAAGCATGGTGTGCTTTTGATTTTGTTTGGTGCAATGAAAAAATATTGCATTGCTGACTTGCTTTATACTCGAATTTCTTCTGTTCTTGATCATCCTTATGATAATCTTCCTGGCAGCTTGATTGCTTTTGGAATTTTAGCTTTTTCAATTTATCAATATGCTGATTTTTCTGGCGGAATAGATATGGTTCTAGGAATTTCAAAATTGTTTGGGCTTGAAATGCAACCGAACTTTAAGCAGCCGTATTTTGCAAGAAACCTGGCGGACTTTTGGAGAAGGTGGCATATAAGTTTGGGATTATGGATGAAAGACTATGTTTTTTATCCGCTTGCATTAACTCATTTTATGCAGAACATTGGAAAGTTTTTTTCTGCGCATGGCGGCAAAAAAATTGGCAAGCATTTAGCGCGCACTGTTCCTGCTGGAATTGCAAATATTGTGGTTTTTCTTCTTGTTGGAATTTGGCATGGGCCGGAACTTCATTTTGTTTTATGGGGCTTGTATAATGGTCTTGTAATTGCTTTTAGTGATTTGTTTAAGCCGGCTTTTGAAAAATTATCTTCTATTCTTCATATTAATGTAAAAAGTAAAAGTTTTGTTGTTTTTCAAATAGTCAGAACTTTTATAGTTGTTAACATAGGCGCATATTTTGACAGGATAACAGATGTTAAAAAATGCTTTTTGTATTTGAAGCGGACATTTTTTAATTTTGGCACTTTAGAAATTTACAAATCACAAGCTTATTTAAAAAGTGTTTTCGGTAGTTTTAGATATGTAGAATCTGAACTTGTTTTAATAATTTCAGCTTCGATTATTGTTTTTATAACAAGTTTTCTAAAGGAAAATAAAGTCGATTTGTATACTGCGATACAAAAGAAAAACATTGCATTTAGGTGGAGCGCATATTATGTTCCGTTAATACTCGTTATTCTTTCTATGTCATTTTCTCCGTCAAATCCTGTGTTTATGTATGCCCAGTATTAA
- a CDS encoding TatD family hydrolase, which produces MFSDTHFHFHYLVENNSQEFGTEILEQMAKNRIYFGLDIGTKCSDLAERAQILENCLEEIPDVNLQSKLKKSIFFSSGIWPDPDSIKERESCLEELRDSIEEFKESSSCFSSHLAAIGEGGIDHHWNPSGPDGRNESDFDKEMFFGEKELFEMQLELAKELDLPFIVHSRDGFEDTVDVLRAANYNRGIIHCFSYGLSEAKTFLDLGWYLAFGGATTYTKKAKMDELIELLQYVPKDRILLETDSPYLAPVPMRGSENNPLLIKYTYEFISEKIGLSVDKLNKIVDDNCSELFKLKK; this is translated from the coding sequence ATGTTTTCAGACACGCATTTTCACTTTCATTATCTGGTTGAAAATAACTCACAAGAATTCGGAACTGAAATTCTTGAGCAGATGGCAAAAAACAGAATTTATTTCGGGCTTGACATTGGCACAAAATGCTCGGACTTGGCTGAGCGCGCGCAAATTCTTGAAAACTGCCTGGAAGAAATTCCGGATGTGAATCTGCAAAGCAAACTGAAAAAATCGATTTTCTTTAGCTCAGGAATTTGGCCTGATCCAGATTCAATAAAGGAAAGAGAATCGTGCCTGGAAGAGCTTAGGGACAGCATTGAAGAATTCAAGGAAAGTTCAAGTTGCTTTTCATCTCATCTTGCGGCGATTGGCGAAGGCGGAATTGACCATCATTGGAATCCAAGCGGACCAGACGGACGCAACGAATCGGACTTTGACAAGGAAATGTTCTTTGGCGAAAAAGAGCTTTTTGAAATGCAGTTGGAACTTGCAAAGGAACTGGATCTTCCGTTTATTGTGCATTCACGGGACGGATTTGAAGACACGGTCGATGTGCTCCGCGCGGCAAATTACAACAGAGGAATTATCCACTGTTTTTCTTACGGACTTAGCGAGGCAAAAACATTTCTTGACTTGGGCTGGTATCTTGCATTTGGAGGCGCAACCACATATACAAAAAAAGCAAAAATGGACGAGCTTATAGAACTTTTGCAATATGTTCCAAAAGACAGAATTCTTCTTGAAACAGACTCTCCATATCTTGCGCCAGTTCCGATGCGCGGAAGCGAAAATAATCCGCTTTTAATAAAATACACTTACGAATTTATTTCTGAAAAAATAGGATTAAGCGTAGACAAGCTGAATAAAATTGTAGACGACAACTGCAGCGAGCTTTTCAAACTGAAAAAATAA
- a CDS encoding YraN family protein, translating to MKESTRTKGITGEEKARDFLIKNGYSILDRNFRIREGEIDIIAEKQNFLVFVEVKSLPLGNAEILAHELNSIKRKKIIKTSKCYLKKHRQYNNRFIRYDVIAIDVPGLDPVYHIENAFSE from the coding sequence GTGAAAGAATCCACGCGGACAAAAGGAATAACAGGCGAAGAAAAAGCCAGGGATTTTCTAATAAAAAACGGATATTCAATTCTTGACAGAAATTTCAGAATTCGGGAAGGAGAAATCGACATAATAGCGGAAAAACAGAATTTTTTAGTTTTTGTGGAAGTAAAAAGCCTTCCGCTTGGAAATGCTGAAATTCTTGCGCATGAGCTCAATTCAATAAAACGAAAAAAGATTATTAAAACTTCTAAATGTTACCTGAAAAAACATCGACAATATAATAACAGATTCATACGCTATGATGTAATAGCAATTGATGTTCCGGGGCTGGATCCGGTTTATCATATTGAAAACGCTTTTTCGGAGTAA
- the trmD gene encoding tRNA (guanosine(37)-N1)-methyltransferase TrmD: MKFTVLTLFPEIPRAFFTSSIMAKAVEKGIIAYDLVNIRDFAFDRHHTCDDAPYGGGAGQLLLPEPLGLALDSVEAYKKTKHVIYVTPSGKPFTQKKAQELSRKDEIVLICGRYEGIDQRIIDSYVDEEISIGDYVMSSGEVAATVIVDTVYRLVDGVITSESLDEESFSGSLLEYPQYTRPNVYKGMEVPAVLSSGNHEEIRKWRLFKSLQKTLRNRPDLIQKARTDGTLTEEAEKMIGTLTDFVTYKNDRKQKSKLRYVQSRTKDSGK, from the coding sequence ATGAAATTTACTGTGCTGACCTTATTTCCTGAAATTCCGCGCGCTTTTTTTACAAGCTCGATCATGGCGAAAGCGGTAGAGAAAGGAATTATTGCCTACGATTTGGTCAATATCAGGGATTTTGCCTTTGATAGACACCACACTTGTGATGACGCTCCCTACGGCGGAGGCGCTGGACAGCTTTTGCTCCCGGAACCTCTAGGACTGGCATTGGACAGTGTAGAAGCATACAAAAAGACGAAGCATGTTATTTATGTTACGCCAAGCGGAAAGCCTTTTACACAGAAAAAAGCCCAGGAACTCAGCCGGAAAGATGAAATTGTCCTGATTTGCGGAAGATACGAAGGTATCGACCAGCGGATTATTGACTCCTACGTTGACGAGGAAATCTCCATAGGGGATTACGTAATGTCCAGCGGGGAAGTTGCCGCTACAGTCATTGTGGACACAGTTTACAGACTTGTTGACGGCGTAATAACCAGCGAATCTTTGGATGAAGAAAGTTTTTCAGGCAGCCTTTTGGAATATCCCCAGTATACAAGGCCGAATGTATACAAAGGCATGGAAGTGCCGGCTGTTTTAAGCAGCGGAAACCATGAAGAAATCCGAAAGTGGCGGCTTTTTAAGAGCCTTCAGAAAACCTTGCGGAACAGACCAGATCTGATTCAAAAGGCAAGAACTGACGGTACTCTTACAGAAGAAGCAGAAAAAATGATCGGGACGCTTACGGACTTTGTAACATACAAGAACGACCGCAAGCAAAAAAGCAAGCTGCGTTATGTTCAGTCAAGAACAAAAGACAGCGGCAAATAG
- a CDS encoding glucose-6-phosphate isomerase, protein MSNIAWNNLDTLESFKKLQALKDCVSVAKELSGAEAAKRVAEYSIPMADGLVYNYAAKQVNSKIISIFEELVKESQLLEKFEALYNGDVINTGEKRMVLHQLLRGQLGKDVVADGVNKRDFYINEQKKIAVFAEKVHSGKIVNEKGEKFTSVCQIGIGGSDLGPRAIYLALENWAKQTGNFKMDAHFISNVDPDDAASVLQSIDLSKTIFILVSKSGTTLETLTNESFVKDFLKNAGLDPSKHMIAVTSETSPLAKSPDYLEAFFMDDYIGGRYSSSSGVGGAILSLAFGSEVFDDFLKGAAEEDKLATEKDVRKNAALMDALIGVYERNVQEYPSTAVLPYSQALSRFPAHLQQLDMESNGKSVNRFGEKINYVTGPVIFGEPGTNGQHSFYQLLHQGTNIIPLQFIAFKENQTGKDVVIQDSTSQTKLCANVVAQIVAFACGKNDENPNKFFAGERPSSLIYGKQVSPKTLGALLAHYENKVMFQGFLWNVNSFDQEGVQLGKTLAKSVLSGKMEGALKAYAELLIK, encoded by the coding sequence ATGTCAAATATTGCATGGAATAACTTAGACACATTGGAAAGCTTTAAAAAACTTCAGGCTTTAAAAGACTGTGTTTCAGTTGCAAAAGAGCTTTCAGGGGCAGAAGCTGCAAAGCGTGTCGCTGAATATTCAATTCCTATGGCAGACGGACTTGTTTACAATTATGCTGCAAAGCAAGTCAACTCAAAGATAATTTCAATTTTTGAAGAGCTTGTAAAAGAAAGCCAGCTTTTGGAAAAATTCGAAGCGTTGTACAACGGAGACGTAATCAATACTGGTGAGAAACGAATGGTTCTTCATCAGCTTCTTCGCGGACAGCTCGGAAAAGATGTCGTTGCCGACGGTGTTAACAAGCGTGATTTTTATATAAATGAACAGAAAAAAATTGCTGTCTTTGCTGAAAAAGTTCATTCTGGAAAAATCGTAAACGAGAAGGGTGAAAAATTTACTTCCGTTTGCCAGATTGGTATTGGTGGTTCAGACTTGGGACCTCGCGCAATTTATCTTGCTCTTGAAAATTGGGCAAAGCAGACTGGAAATTTCAAAATGGATGCGCACTTCATTTCAAATGTTGATCCTGATGATGCGGCCTCTGTTCTTCAGTCTATAGATCTTTCAAAGACAATTTTTATTCTTGTTTCAAAGAGCGGAACAACACTTGAAACTTTGACAAATGAATCGTTTGTAAAAGACTTCTTGAAAAATGCCGGTCTTGATCCAAGCAAGCACATGATTGCTGTAACAAGCGAAACTTCTCCGCTTGCAAAAAGCCCGGATTATCTTGAAGCGTTCTTTATGGACGATTATATCGGCGGACGTTATTCTTCTTCATCTGGAGTCGGCGGAGCAATTTTAAGCCTTGCGTTTGGCTCTGAAGTTTTTGACGATTTCTTAAAAGGCGCGGCAGAGGAAGATAAGCTTGCAACTGAAAAAGATGTAAGAAAAAATGCTGCATTAATGGATGCGTTGATTGGAGTTTATGAGCGCAATGTTCAGGAATATCCTTCGACAGCAGTTCTTCCGTATTCACAGGCACTTTCAAGATTTCCTGCTCACCTTCAGCAGCTCGACATGGAATCTAACGGAAAAAGCGTAAACCGTTTTGGCGAAAAAATAAACTATGTAACAGGTCCTGTAATTTTCGGTGAGCCTGGTACAAACGGTCAGCATTCTTTTTATCAGCTGCTTCATCAGGGAACAAATATAATTCCGCTTCAGTTTATCGCATTTAAAGAAAATCAAACTGGAAAAGATGTTGTCATTCAAGATTCCACAAGCCAGACAAAACTTTGCGCAAATGTTGTAGCTCAGATTGTTGCTTTTGCCTGCGGAAAAAATGACGAGAATCCAAACAAATTCTTTGCCGGAGAACGTCCTTCTAGCTTGATTTACGGAAAGCAGGTTAGCCCGAAAACTCTTGGCGCGCTTTTGGCTCATTATGAAAACAAAGTTATGTTCCAGGGATTCCTTTGGAATGTAAACAGTTTTGACCAGGAAGGTGTTCAGCTCGGAAAAACTCTTGCAAAATCAGTTCTTTCAGGAAAAATGGAAGGCGCATTGAAAGCTTATGCAGAGCTTCTCATAAAGTAA
- a CDS encoding galactokinase, producing MAELYNPNSLPADFVKFYGGTEDSVKIFSSPARINIIGEHIDYNGGKVFPAAINRYLYVAIRKRNDTKVVYNDLKFPGKYEFDINDDFKYAKENGYANYLNGILSQMKEKGFKFDCGFEILMVSNVPAAGGISSSSALECGFAYAVSETFGFGIDRVEIAKLGQMSEHNFMNVNCGIMDQFIISTGKKNTAIVLDCNTLEYEYVPLELGDYRFVVMNTNKQRRLADSKYNERRSQCEEALKILQDGGVKISALCELSPEQLENLKALIKDELLVRRAKHCVYENQRVKDAVSALKAGNLEKLGKLLNESHESLKNDYEVTGIELDTLAETAQKQDGCIGARMTGAGFGGCGIALVHKDKVEQFVENVQTEYKKVVGYEASFFDCESGDGVSHFN from the coding sequence ATGGCTGAATTGTATAATCCAAATTCGCTTCCTGCTGATTTTGTAAAGTTTTACGGCGGAACAGAAGATTCTGTAAAGATTTTTTCTTCACCGGCAAGAATCAATATTATAGGCGAGCATATTGACTACAACGGCGGAAAAGTTTTCCCTGCTGCTATAAACCGCTATCTTTATGTTGCCATCAGAAAACGCAATGACACAAAAGTTGTCTACAACGACCTTAAATTTCCTGGAAAATATGAATTTGACATAAATGACGATTTTAAATATGCCAAGGAAAACGGATATGCAAACTATCTAAACGGAATTCTTTCCCAGATGAAGGAAAAAGGCTTTAAATTTGACTGCGGATTTGAAATTCTCATGGTAAGCAATGTTCCTGCGGCCGGCGGAATTTCATCTTCTTCTGCCCTTGAATGCGGTTTTGCCTATGCTGTAAGCGAAACTTTTGGCTTTGGAATCGACCGTGTTGAAATTGCCAAGCTTGGCCAGATGAGCGAGCATAATTTTATGAACGTAAACTGCGGAATTATGGATCAGTTTATAATTTCCACAGGAAAAAAGAATACAGCAATTGTCCTTGACTGCAACACGCTTGAATATGAATATGTTCCGCTTGAGCTTGGAGACTACAGATTTGTTGTCATGAACACAAACAAGCAGCGCCGTCTTGCAGACAGCAAGTACAACGAGCGCAGAAGCCAGTGCGAGGAGGCCTTGAAGATTCTTCAGGACGGAGGCGTGAAAATTTCCGCGTTGTGCGAGCTTTCTCCAGAGCAGTTGGAAAATTTAAAAGCTTTGATAAAAGATGAACTTCTTGTCCGCCGCGCAAAGCATTGTGTCTATGAAAATCAGCGTGTAAAAGATGCCGTTAGCGCATTAAAAGCCGGAAATCTTGAAAAACTCGGCAAACTCCTGAACGAAAGCCACGAGTCCCTCAAAAATGACTATGAAGTTACAGGAATTGAGCTTGATACTCTTGCGGAAACTGCCCAGAAACAGGACGGATGCATCGGAGCAAGAATGACTGGAGCTGGATTTGGCGGCTGCGGAATTGCGCTTGTTCATAAAGACAAAGTTGAGCAGTTTGTTGAAAATGTCCAGACTGAATACAAGAAAGTTGTAGGATACGAAGCTTCATTCTTTGACTGCGAAAGCGGCGATGGAGTTTCTCACTTCAACTAA